The proteins below come from a single Candidatus Binataceae bacterium genomic window:
- a CDS encoding PLP-dependent transferase, whose translation MARISYRVRPETAVLTKGFDPALSVGSARPPVYRSSTFVFPSPEAAERAFEIVLGKISPVGDDRPDLIYARLNHPNAEILEEQLVPLERGAKSAAIFNSGMAAIFTVMLSFLERGSALVYTQPLYGGTQHLIHQIIEQLGFEARPVRAGDTKALADTIAQTPNAKLVLIETPANPTLMMTDIARAAAAVRLHPKRPLLAVDNTLLGPTFQHPLAAGADLAVYSATKFLGGFSDLLAGAVLASEPELIETLTGFRALLGNILQADECWMLDSRLSTVALRMNRQSKNAQRIAEPLSRHPRVKRVIYPSLFTDPEQIRIRDAQTDYPGSLISIVVEGGKPAAFEFLRHLKIAKNAVSLGGVETLVCHPMTTTHSEFSAQEFERAGITDALVRISVGTEHWRDLLDEFTRALDTI comes from the coding sequence ATGGCGAGAATTTCCTATCGCGTCCGGCCTGAGACTGCTGTGTTGACTAAGGGTTTCGATCCCGCGCTGTCGGTCGGCTCCGCGCGGCCACCGGTTTACCGGAGTTCGACATTCGTTTTTCCGAGTCCCGAGGCCGCCGAGCGCGCCTTCGAGATCGTGCTCGGAAAAATCTCGCCGGTCGGCGACGATCGTCCCGACCTGATCTATGCCCGGCTCAATCATCCGAATGCGGAGATTCTCGAAGAGCAACTCGTGCCGCTCGAGCGCGGCGCGAAATCCGCGGCGATTTTCAATTCAGGCATGGCCGCGATCTTCACCGTGATGCTCTCGTTCCTCGAGCGCGGCAGCGCGCTGGTCTATACGCAGCCGCTCTATGGCGGGACGCAGCATCTGATTCATCAGATCATCGAGCAGCTCGGCTTCGAGGCTCGGCCGGTTCGCGCCGGGGATACGAAAGCGCTGGCCGACACGATTGCGCAGACGCCGAATGCGAAGCTTGTGCTGATTGAGACGCCCGCCAATCCGACCCTGATGATGACCGATATCGCGCGGGCGGCGGCTGCTGTGCGGCTGCATCCAAAGCGTCCGCTGCTGGCGGTCGATAACACGCTGTTAGGCCCGACGTTTCAGCATCCGCTGGCGGCAGGCGCCGATCTCGCCGTCTATTCGGCGACGAAATTCCTTGGCGGTTTCAGCGATCTGCTCGCGGGAGCGGTGCTCGCTTCCGAGCCTGAATTGATCGAGACGCTGACGGGCTTTCGCGCGCTCCTGGGAAATATTTTACAAGCTGACGAATGCTGGATGCTGGATTCGCGGCTCTCGACCGTCGCGCTGCGAATGAACCGCCAAAGCAAGAACGCGCAACGGATCGCCGAGCCGCTGTCCAGGCATCCGCGCGTGAAACGCGTCATCTATCCTTCGCTGTTTACCGATCCCGAGCAGATTCGAATCCGCGATGCGCAGACCGATTACCCGGGCTCGCTGATTTCGATCGTGGTCGAAGGCGGCAAGCCGGCAGCATTCGAATTCTTGCGCCATCTGAAAATCGCGAAAAACGCAGTGAGCCTCGGCGGCGTCGAGACTCTCGTATGCCATCCGATGACGACGACGCACAGCGAATTCTCGGCACAGGAGTTCGAGCGTGCCGGCATCACCGACGCTCTGGTGCGAATCTCGGTCGGCACCGAGCACTGGCGCGACCTGCTCGACGAATTCACCCGCGCCCTGGATACGATCTAG
- a CDS encoding acyl-CoA dehydrogenase family protein encodes MQQLNTEREQRFIDLAAGLADDFAQRAAKHDEEGSFPFENYARLKETGYTRLIIPESLGGLGATMLERIKAQERLAQGCGATALAINMHFNVLGLLIDVHRKFKDPNLERILRRIASEHLICGGSGSEPDNAIIAIRPRTVAAKGDGGWIINGRKIFGTQSIALDYFFCEATWEDAPQGPTILTLFISPRDTPGLAFKDDWKVMGMRATESRSSELKDAFVPPTSVILQRPVSNSGRVTKIFAKAPFTIGAPYIGIAVAARNFVVDFMRDRHRFPYKKPMSNLPSVYNKVGEMDLLIEGARAAMWKAAGEMDRDHPRSWSRKAVAARMIAIENSVRVVDLALRAAGGSSYFKRLPLERLFRDVRAGLYHPFDSDETLEFLGKSAFDLPLVEEID; translated from the coding sequence ATGCAGCAACTCAACACAGAGCGCGAGCAACGCTTCATCGATCTAGCCGCTGGCCTGGCCGACGACTTTGCTCAGCGCGCGGCCAAGCACGACGAGGAAGGATCATTTCCGTTCGAGAATTACGCGCGGCTCAAGGAGACGGGCTACACGCGGCTCATCATTCCAGAGAGCCTCGGCGGTCTCGGCGCGACGATGCTCGAGCGGATCAAAGCGCAGGAGCGGCTCGCGCAGGGATGCGGCGCGACCGCGCTCGCGATCAACATGCACTTCAACGTGCTGGGACTCCTGATCGATGTGCATCGCAAGTTCAAGGACCCCAACCTCGAGCGAATCCTGCGGCGCATCGCGAGCGAGCATCTGATCTGCGGCGGCTCAGGCTCGGAGCCCGATAACGCGATAATCGCCATCCGTCCACGCACCGTCGCAGCCAAGGGCGACGGCGGATGGATCATCAACGGGCGCAAGATCTTCGGCACCCAGAGTATCGCGCTCGATTACTTCTTCTGCGAAGCGACTTGGGAAGACGCGCCGCAGGGACCGACGATCCTGACGCTCTTCATCTCGCCGCGCGACACCCCCGGGCTCGCATTCAAGGACGACTGGAAGGTGATGGGCATGCGCGCGACCGAGTCGCGCAGCTCCGAGCTCAAGGATGCGTTCGTGCCGCCGACCTCGGTGATCCTGCAGCGGCCGGTCTCGAACAGCGGCCGCGTGACGAAGATTTTCGCCAAGGCGCCGTTCACGATCGGCGCACCGTATATCGGAATCGCAGTCGCGGCGCGCAACTTCGTGGTCGATTTCATGCGCGACCGCCATCGCTTCCCGTACAAGAAGCCAATGAGCAACTTGCCAAGCGTGTACAACAAGGTCGGCGAGATGGATTTGCTCATCGAAGGCGCGCGCGCAGCGATGTGGAAGGCCGCCGGCGAAATGGATCGTGATCATCCGCGAAGCTGGTCGCGCAAGGCCGTCGCCGCGCGCATGATCGCGATCGAAAACTCGGTGCGCGTCGTCGATCTCGCGCTGCGCGCCGCGGGCGGCTCGTCGTACTTCAAGCGGCTGCCGCTCGAGCGGCTGTTCCGCGACGTGCGCGCCGGCCTTTACCATCCGTTCGACAGCGACGAGACGCTCGAATTCCTCGGCAAGAGCGCGTTCGATCTTCCACTGGTCGAGGAAATCGACTGA
- a CDS encoding glucose 1-dehydrogenase has protein sequence MAGILEGKVALITGAGSGIGRATAKIFAREGAKLVLADVVEEGGHQTLAMIGDTGGDAIFIRTDVSRESDVNAAVAKAVEKYGRLDCAFNNAGIEGQGGMTHECTFENWNRVIAIDLTGVWLCMKAEIAQMLKQGKGGAIVNTSSGAGLAGVKGMPAYVAAKHGVAGLTKSAAIEYGRHGIRVNAVCPGPIRTPMMERLLGERPNAEERFARGGPLKRLGDPQEIGEAVAFLCSDHASYVTGLPMPVDGGFMAQ, from the coding sequence ATGGCGGGAATTCTTGAAGGCAAGGTGGCGCTGATCACCGGCGCAGGCTCGGGAATCGGCCGCGCGACGGCGAAAATCTTCGCCCGTGAAGGCGCAAAGCTCGTGCTGGCCGACGTGGTCGAAGAAGGCGGGCATCAAACGCTCGCGATGATCGGCGACACCGGCGGCGACGCGATCTTTATCCGCACCGACGTATCGCGCGAAAGCGACGTCAACGCCGCCGTCGCGAAGGCGGTGGAGAAATACGGGCGCCTCGATTGCGCGTTCAACAATGCCGGTATCGAGGGCCAGGGCGGCATGACGCACGAGTGCACCTTCGAGAACTGGAATCGCGTCATCGCGATCGATCTGACCGGCGTGTGGCTCTGCATGAAAGCCGAGATCGCGCAGATGCTGAAGCAGGGCAAGGGCGGCGCGATCGTGAACACGTCGTCAGGCGCGGGCCTCGCGGGCGTGAAGGGGATGCCGGCGTACGTCGCGGCGAAGCACGGCGTCGCAGGACTCACGAAGTCGGCGGCGATCGAATACGGTCGTCACGGGATCCGCGTCAACGCAGTCTGCCCCGGTCCGATTCGCACCCCGATGATGGAGCGCCTGCTGGGCGAGCGTCCCAACGCGGAAGAGCGTTTCGCCCGCGGCGGCCCGCTCAAGCGACTCGGCGACCCGCAGGAAATCGGCGAAGCCGTCGCATTCCTATGCTCCGATCACGCATCCTACGTAACAGGCCTGCCGATGCCAGTAGACGGCGGCTTCATGGCGCAGTAG
- a CDS encoding MaoC/PaaZ C-terminal domain-containing protein, which produces MEQIETVGLGFYFEDLPLGRKFKTVGRTITETDLVNFISCTGMLEVLFMNTEFLASESAIKGRVVPGALAYTLAEGLLIQSVLQGVGLAFLNMELDVKGPTFVGDTIHVECEVIESRKSKRPGTGLVRTRNQIVKQDGSVPIIYTPLRLVKSREHE; this is translated from the coding sequence GTGGAACAAATCGAAACCGTTGGCCTGGGATTTTACTTCGAAGATCTGCCGCTCGGGCGCAAGTTCAAGACCGTCGGGCGCACGATCACGGAAACCGATCTCGTGAATTTCATTTCCTGCACCGGGATGCTCGAGGTGTTGTTCATGAACACCGAGTTCCTCGCCAGCGAGTCTGCAATCAAAGGCCGCGTCGTGCCCGGCGCGCTCGCATACACGCTCGCGGAGGGCCTGCTAATCCAATCGGTGCTGCAGGGGGTGGGCCTCGCGTTCCTCAACATGGAGCTTGACGTAAAAGGGCCGACCTTCGTCGGCGACACGATTCACGTCGAGTGCGAGGTCATCGAAAGCCGCAAGAGCAAGCGACCCGGCACGGGCCTCGTCCGCACGCGCAATCAGATCGTAAAGCAGGACGGCTCCGTGCCGATCATCTATACGCCGCTGCGATTGGTGAAGTCGCGCGAGCATGAATAG
- a CDS encoding alpha/beta family hydrolase, with protein MSGFAADIRYVLRPPRAAKPRFVECGRLRKTIDGSMIEPAMSEFIFDGAKTAAITLVLAHGAGAPMDSPFMETIAKGVAQAGVRVARFEFPYMRRRRETGKGGAPDPGPVLVESWRQTIEKLGGPKKLVIGGKSLGGRIASMVADDAGVRGLVCLGYPFHPPGKSEQTRTRHLENLKTPALILQGTRDSFGKPDEIARYKLSKSIRIKWIEDGDHSLKPRVSSGRSEAQNLGVAIASIVEFVEAL; from the coding sequence GTGAGCGGTTTCGCGGCGGATATTCGGTATGTACTGCGTCCGCCGCGCGCAGCCAAGCCCCGATTCGTCGAATGCGGCCGCTTGCGCAAAACGATCGATGGCTCGATGATCGAGCCCGCGATGAGTGAGTTCATTTTCGATGGGGCCAAGACCGCTGCGATTACGCTCGTGCTGGCGCATGGCGCGGGCGCGCCGATGGATTCGCCGTTCATGGAAACGATCGCCAAGGGCGTGGCGCAGGCGGGCGTCCGCGTCGCGCGCTTCGAGTTTCCGTACATGCGGCGGCGGCGCGAGACTGGCAAAGGCGGAGCGCCCGATCCCGGTCCCGTCCTGGTGGAGTCATGGCGCCAGACGATCGAAAAGCTCGGCGGCCCGAAGAAGCTAGTCATCGGCGGCAAGTCGCTCGGCGGCAGGATCGCGAGCATGGTCGCCGACGACGCCGGCGTGCGTGGCCTCGTATGCCTCGGCTATCCGTTTCATCCGCCCGGCAAGTCCGAGCAGACCCGCACGCGTCATCTGGAAAATCTGAAGACGCCCGCGCTGATCCTGCAAGGCACCCGCGATTCGTTCGGGAAGCCCGACGAGATCGCGAGGTACAAACTCTCCAAATCGATTCGCATCAAATGGATCGAAGACGGCGATCACTCGCTCAAGCCGCGCGTCAGCTCGGGCCGCAGCGAGGCGCAGAACCTCGGCGTGGCAATCGCGTCGATTGTCGAATTCGTCGAGGCGCTCTAA
- a CDS encoding aldo/keto reductase: protein MKKRKLGSQGLVVSELGLGCMGMSQFYGPRDDNESNATLERAIELGVDFFDTADVYGIGHNEELVGKALKKHRNKIALATKFANQVLPDGKRAINGRPEYVRSACDASLKRLGVDHIDLYYQHRVDKNVPIEDTVGAMAELVRQGKVRYLGLSEASAQTIRRAHKVHPITALQSEYSLWTRDYEDEVIPTLRELGIGFVPFSPLGRGLLSGTINALPEDDMRRKISPRFEGDNLDQNLKVIERLKQIADEKKITPSQLALAWVLAQGDDMVPIPGTKRRKYLEENVAAASVVLSKSDLARIEEVAPKGFAAGGRYHDMSTVNI, encoded by the coding sequence ATGAAAAAACGCAAACTCGGAAGTCAGGGCCTCGTAGTTTCGGAGCTCGGCCTCGGATGCATGGGGATGTCGCAGTTCTATGGCCCGCGCGACGATAACGAATCCAATGCGACGCTCGAGCGCGCTATCGAGCTGGGAGTCGACTTCTTCGACACCGCCGACGTTTATGGGATCGGCCACAACGAGGAGCTGGTAGGCAAAGCGCTGAAGAAGCATCGCAACAAGATCGCGCTCGCGACGAAGTTCGCCAACCAGGTGCTGCCCGACGGCAAGCGCGCAATCAACGGCCGGCCCGAGTATGTGCGCTCGGCCTGCGATGCATCGCTGAAACGCCTCGGCGTCGATCACATCGATCTCTACTACCAGCATCGCGTCGACAAGAACGTTCCGATCGAGGATACGGTCGGTGCGATGGCCGAGCTCGTGCGCCAGGGCAAGGTGCGATACCTCGGGCTTTCTGAGGCAAGCGCCCAGACGATTCGCCGCGCGCACAAGGTGCATCCGATCACCGCGCTGCAATCGGAGTATTCGCTGTGGACGCGCGACTACGAGGACGAAGTGATTCCGACGCTGCGCGAGCTCGGCATCGGCTTCGTACCGTTCAGCCCGCTCGGACGCGGACTTCTGAGTGGCACGATCAACGCGCTGCCCGAAGACGACATGCGGCGCAAGATCTCGCCGCGCTTTGAGGGCGACAATCTCGATCAGAATCTCAAGGTAATCGAGCGGCTCAAGCAAATCGCTGACGAAAAGAAAATCACGCCGAGTCAGCTCGCGCTCGCATGGGTGCTGGCGCAAGGCGACGACATGGTGCCGATCCCGGGAACCAAGCGCCGCAAGTATCTCGAAGAAAATGTCGCGGCGGCGAGCGTCGTGTTATCGAAAAGCGACCTCGCGCGAATCGAGGAAGTGGCACCCAAGGGCTTCGCCGCCGGCGGCCGCTATCATGATATGAGTACGGTGAACATCTAA
- a CDS encoding nitroreductase family deazaflavin-dependent oxidoreductase, with amino-acid sequence MTERQQFNQKVIEEFRANGGNVGGAFKGAPMVLLTVKGAKSGKDYTIPLVYSRDGARYVIIASMAGAPNNPDWFHNVKASPTVTLEIGKEKFQAKVTITSGEERERLFNAQAAILPVFNDYKAKTKRQIPVIALDRV; translated from the coding sequence ATGACTGAGAGACAGCAGTTCAATCAGAAAGTGATCGAAGAGTTCCGCGCCAACGGCGGCAACGTCGGCGGCGCGTTCAAAGGTGCGCCGATGGTGCTGCTCACCGTCAAAGGCGCCAAGAGCGGCAAGGACTACACGATTCCGCTGGTGTATAGCCGCGACGGCGCTCGCTACGTGATCATCGCCTCGATGGCGGGGGCGCCAAACAATCCCGACTGGTTCCACAACGTCAAGGCGAGTCCGACCGTTACGCTCGAGATCGGCAAGGAGAAGTTCCAGGCCAAGGTCACGATCACGAGCGGCGAGGAACGCGAGCGCCTGTTCAACGCGCAAGCCGCGATCCTGCCGGTATTCAACGACTACAAGGCCAAGACCAAGCGCCAGATCCCGGTAATCGCCCTCGATCGCGTCTGA
- a CDS encoding secondary thiamine-phosphate synthase enzyme YjbQ: protein MRSHTKYLTLKVPERMEFVNITDEVANAVQESGVREGLCLVNAMHITASVFINDDEPGLHEDYKRWLEWLAPFDPSPERYHHNRTGEDNGDAHHKRQIMGREVVVAITAGKLDFGPWEQIFYGEFDGRRPKRILIKIIGE from the coding sequence ATGCGCTCGCATACGAAGTATCTCACGCTCAAGGTTCCGGAGCGCATGGAGTTCGTGAATATCACGGACGAGGTCGCCAACGCGGTGCAGGAGAGCGGTGTGCGCGAGGGACTTTGCCTCGTCAACGCGATGCACATCACGGCGTCGGTGTTTATCAACGACGACGAGCCGGGACTGCATGAGGACTACAAGCGATGGCTCGAATGGCTCGCGCCGTTCGATCCGAGTCCCGAGCGCTATCATCATAATCGCACTGGCGAGGACAACGGCGACGCCCATCACAAGCGGCAGATCATGGGGCGCGAGGTCGTGGTTGCGATCACGGCCGGCAAGCTCGACTTCGGGCCGTGGGAGCAAATCTTCTACGGCGAGTTCGACGGCCGCCGTCCCAAGCGCATCCTGATCAAAATCATCGGCGAGTAA
- a CDS encoding acyl-CoA dehydrogenase family protein has product MAKEITEADLRARVQKLLEEAHPDKVDQFTFRGKQYDHGLALVHFPEGYGGLGISPGMQAIVHDELSKNAKTLYDDMMINAIGIGMCMPTVLTHGTPWMKDNLLRRIFTGEDIWCQMFSEPSAGSDVAGLATRAVREGDYWVVNGQKVWTSLAHVSKWGMLLARTNPDAPKHAGLSYFLLDMQSPGVEVRPLHQITGEAEFNEIFFTDVKIPADRMMGKEGEGWKGAITTLMNERTAIGGAGAPRKGSGSIGVLISLWKAREKGQFSPDAEILMRDRITRLYIEAELLRMTSQRARSSRKAGNPGPEGSVSKLAQAELNKRIWECAMDVLGPDSLVYEPGYARRRPTSRARESRTALSKYQFLRARANSIEGGTSEVMKNILGERVLGLPGEPRSDKDIPWKDIPRSV; this is encoded by the coding sequence ATGGCCAAAGAGATAACCGAAGCTGATCTTCGCGCGCGCGTTCAAAAGCTGCTCGAAGAGGCGCATCCCGACAAAGTCGACCAGTTCACATTCCGCGGCAAGCAATACGATCACGGGCTTGCGTTGGTGCATTTTCCCGAGGGCTACGGCGGCCTGGGTATCAGCCCCGGCATGCAGGCGATCGTCCACGACGAGCTCTCCAAAAATGCCAAGACCCTTTACGACGACATGATGATCAACGCGATCGGCATCGGTATGTGCATGCCGACCGTTCTGACGCACGGCACTCCGTGGATGAAGGACAATCTGCTGCGCCGCATCTTCACCGGCGAGGATATCTGGTGCCAGATGTTCAGCGAGCCGAGCGCGGGCTCCGACGTAGCAGGCCTCGCAACGCGGGCGGTGCGCGAGGGCGATTACTGGGTCGTCAATGGACAGAAGGTGTGGACCAGCCTCGCGCACGTGTCGAAATGGGGCATGCTGCTCGCGCGCACCAATCCCGACGCGCCCAAGCACGCGGGCTTATCTTATTTCCTGCTCGACATGCAGAGTCCGGGCGTCGAAGTTCGCCCGCTGCATCAGATCACCGGTGAAGCGGAGTTCAACGAGATCTTCTTCACCGACGTGAAGATCCCCGCCGATCGCATGATGGGCAAGGAAGGCGAAGGCTGGAAAGGCGCGATCACGACGCTGATGAACGAGCGCACCGCGATCGGCGGCGCCGGCGCACCGCGCAAGGGCAGCGGCTCGATCGGTGTGCTGATCAGCCTCTGGAAGGCGCGCGAGAAGGGCCAGTTCTCGCCCGACGCCGAAATCCTGATGCGCGATCGCATCACCAGGCTTTATATCGAGGCCGAGCTCCTTCGCATGACGAGTCAGCGCGCACGCTCATCGCGAAAGGCCGGAAACCCCGGCCCCGAAGGATCGGTATCGAAGCTCGCGCAGGCGGAGCTCAACAAGCGAATCTGGGAATGCGCGATGGACGTGCTCGGTCCCGACTCGCTCGTGTACGAGCCCGGCTATGCGCGGCGGCGGCCGACTTCGCGCGCGCGCGAATCGCGCACGGCGCTCTCGAAGTACCAGTTCCTGCGCGCGCGGGCGAACTCGATCGAAGGCGGCACTTCCGAAGTGATGAAAAACATCCTCGGCGAGCGCGTGCTCGGTCTGCCCGGCGAACCGCGCTCGGACAAGGACATTCCGTGGAAGGACATTCCGCGCAGCGTATAG
- a CDS encoding acyl-CoA dehydrogenase family protein has translation MEISFTNEHNELRQTVRRFLEKDSAETVVRKLMETESGYDARTWERMASELSLLGLIIPEKNDGAGLGPVELAIVFEEMGRTLYCGPYLASAVLAASIVSGAATEAEKAKLLPEIASGKTIATLAIAEESGKSNPEAVAMRATRDGSSYRLDGVKNFVFDGHTANVILIAARDGNDLALFRIEGNAKGLERTQLPTLDLTRKLANLTFKATPATKISEGDITKALRHTLTLGTAMLAAEQVGSAQRCLEMSTEYAKTRLQFGRPIGSYQAIKHKCADMLVETEFARSAAYNAAFALTDDDVAEAQEAAAIAKSYCSEAAYKAAAENIQIHGGMGFTWEHPAHLYFKRARANSMLLGDPAEHRLKLAAALEL, from the coding sequence ATGGAAATTTCGTTCACCAATGAGCATAACGAACTGCGGCAGACCGTCCGCAGATTTCTCGAAAAAGACTCGGCCGAGACAGTGGTCCGCAAGCTGATGGAAACCGAGAGCGGCTACGACGCTCGCACGTGGGAGCGGATGGCATCGGAGCTGTCGCTGCTTGGCCTGATCATTCCAGAAAAGAACGACGGCGCCGGACTCGGCCCGGTCGAGCTCGCGATCGTGTTCGAGGAAATGGGCCGCACGCTTTATTGCGGACCGTACCTCGCGAGCGCCGTGCTCGCGGCCAGTATCGTAAGCGGCGCCGCGACCGAAGCGGAGAAAGCCAAGCTGCTGCCGGAGATCGCCTCGGGCAAAACGATCGCGACACTGGCAATCGCGGAGGAGAGCGGCAAATCGAATCCCGAAGCTGTCGCGATGCGCGCGACGCGTGACGGCTCGAGCTATCGGCTCGATGGCGTCAAGAATTTCGTGTTCGACGGACACACCGCCAATGTGATCCTGATCGCCGCGCGTGACGGCAATGACCTTGCCCTATTTCGCATCGAGGGCAACGCCAAGGGCCTCGAGCGCACGCAACTGCCGACGCTCGACCTGACGCGCAAGCTCGCCAACCTCACGTTCAAAGCGACGCCCGCGACGAAGATCTCAGAGGGCGACATCACAAAGGCGCTTCGCCATACGCTCACGCTCGGCACTGCGATGCTGGCGGCGGAGCAGGTCGGTAGCGCGCAACGATGCCTCGAAATGTCCACCGAGTACGCGAAGACCCGCCTGCAGTTTGGGCGCCCAATCGGATCGTACCAGGCGATCAAGCACAAGTGCGCCGACATGCTGGTGGAGACCGAGTTCGCGCGCTCGGCCGCATACAACGCGGCCTTCGCGCTGACCGATGATGACGTCGCTGAAGCCCAGGAAGCTGCCGCGATCGCGAAGTCGTATTGCTCCGAGGCAGCGTACAAAGCCGCGGCCGAGAATATCCAGATTCACGGTGGCATGGGCTTCACCTGGGAGCATCCGGCGCATCTCTACTTCAAGCGTGCGCGCGCTAACTCGATGTTGTTGGGCGATCCCGCCGAGCATCGACTGAAGCTGGCCGCGGCGCTCGAGCTCTAG
- a CDS encoding CinA family protein, with translation MQELLQRAERIGAILKARKETLAVAESSAGGLISAAMLSVAGASVYFVGGSVSYTRKSMSGLLNMTDENFAQMRGLSEPTALALAHGVHQLLQSTWAISEIGAAGPTGSRYGDPAGKTAIAVTGPTERAIIVLTGSDDRVANMSAFAAAALDLFEQILKQQSPA, from the coding sequence GTGCAGGAACTGTTGCAACGCGCCGAGCGGATCGGCGCAATTCTGAAAGCGCGCAAGGAGACGCTCGCAGTGGCGGAATCGTCCGCGGGCGGTCTCATCTCAGCGGCGATGCTGAGCGTCGCGGGCGCGTCGGTATATTTCGTCGGCGGCAGCGTGAGTTACACGCGAAAATCGATGAGCGGTCTGCTCAACATGACCGACGAGAACTTCGCGCAGATGCGCGGCCTGTCGGAGCCAACGGCGCTCGCACTCGCGCACGGCGTGCATCAGCTTCTGCAATCGACGTGGGCGATTTCAGAGATCGGCGCCGCCGGGCCAACCGGCAGCCGCTACGGCGATCCTGCGGGCAAGACGGCGATCGCGGTGACAGGTCCAACCGAGCGCGCGATCATCGTGCTGACGGGCAGCGACGATCGCGTCGCAAACATGAGCGCCTTCGCCGCGGCAGCGCTCGATCTGTTCGAGCAGATCCTCAAGCAGCAATCCCCTGCGTGA